The Nitrospira sp. KM1 genome includes a window with the following:
- a CDS encoding ATP-binding cassette domain-containing protein, translated as MRTAIVVTMDRSSDQPNLFQSVIGYLGIIFRLERRLLALVFSYSLAIGLFSLIVPLTVQELVNTFAFAIQPVTIATLAGVMVAALLFVGAFKALQYYAVEVLERRFFARVAIGMAQQLPQLQILGFKPRYANYFVETVFMQRALSVLLVELINVVVGGTVGMGILVFYHPYFLLYGALLLAGFNVVFFLMSHGGLKATIAMSHAKYDTLHWMQELSFNLLHFKATDSQSLVMQRTDELVSRYIHSRQTRFSILIRQYLGSVGWQAVAQSGLIATAGWLVSIGQLTLGQLVAAEVVVSGLLNSFDGVVKRMGHIYYFLTGLRELDFLFSLPKDHESAELAVPLPDPTIHGIRVTCRDLSLQHSGMTPLFRQFNLEVTPGEKIGVYANTTAAKTALARVLSGLETPTGGVIRYNGVDLRHLDRNAINRCRGFMIDSQLTLFEGTIEDNILLGRSYVPYSDVRWALRFVELEEDVDALPQGMKTNVRSPGKVLGPSHVMRILLARAILSRPQILVFDGILHNLQPNLRETIIRRLCSKDEPWSVIFVSNDPNLTPHVDRRVILES; from the coding sequence ATGCGGACTGCGATAGTTGTAACTATGGATCGAAGCTCCGATCAACCCAACCTGTTTCAATCCGTCATTGGGTATTTGGGGATCATCTTTCGTCTCGAGCGGCGGTTGCTCGCCCTGGTTTTTTCGTATTCGCTCGCCATCGGGCTATTCTCACTCATCGTCCCGTTGACCGTACAGGAGTTGGTGAACACCTTTGCCTTTGCCATCCAACCGGTCACGATAGCCACCCTCGCCGGAGTCATGGTCGCCGCGCTGTTGTTTGTAGGAGCGTTTAAGGCGCTCCAGTACTACGCCGTGGAGGTCCTCGAACGACGCTTCTTCGCGCGGGTGGCCATTGGTATGGCCCAGCAACTGCCTCAGCTGCAGATACTCGGGTTCAAACCGCGCTATGCCAACTATTTCGTAGAAACCGTGTTCATGCAGCGAGCGCTCTCCGTTCTCCTCGTCGAATTGATCAACGTCGTGGTCGGCGGAACGGTCGGCATGGGCATTTTGGTGTTTTATCACCCGTATTTTTTGTTGTATGGGGCGCTCCTGCTCGCCGGGTTTAACGTCGTATTTTTCCTCATGTCGCATGGAGGCCTGAAGGCCACCATCGCCATGTCTCACGCCAAATACGATACGTTGCATTGGATGCAGGAACTCTCGTTCAATCTGCTGCACTTCAAAGCGACGGACAGCCAATCTCTCGTGATGCAGCGGACCGACGAATTGGTCAGTCGCTATATCCACTCGCGCCAAACGCGTTTCAGTATCCTGATCCGCCAATACTTGGGCTCCGTAGGATGGCAGGCGGTTGCTCAAAGCGGACTCATTGCGACAGCCGGATGGCTGGTCTCGATTGGACAATTGACCCTCGGACAACTCGTGGCCGCCGAAGTCGTGGTCAGTGGTCTCCTCAACAGCTTTGACGGGGTCGTCAAACGGATGGGCCATATCTACTATTTCCTGACGGGACTGCGCGAGCTGGATTTTCTCTTCTCGCTCCCCAAGGATCACGAATCCGCCGAATTGGCGGTCCCGCTGCCAGATCCTACGATCCATGGCATCCGCGTCACCTGCCGAGATTTGTCCTTACAGCATTCCGGCATGACTCCCCTCTTCCGTCAGTTCAACCTCGAAGTGACTCCGGGTGAAAAGATCGGCGTCTACGCGAACACGACCGCCGCGAAGACCGCCCTAGCGAGGGTCCTGTCCGGCCTCGAAACGCCCACTGGCGGCGTCATCCGCTACAACGGCGTGGACCTCCGGCACCTCGACCGAAACGCCATTAACCGCTGCCGCGGATTCATGATCGACTCGCAGTTGACGTTGTTCGAAGGAACCATCGAGGACAATATTCTGTTAGGACGAAGTTATGTGCCGTACAGTGACGTGCGGTGGGCACTTAGATTTGTGGAACTCGAAGAGGATGTCGATGCTCTCCCCCAAGGCATGAAGACCAACGTCAGGTCGCCGGGCAAAGTCCTGGGCCCGTCACACGTGATGCGAATTCTCTTGGCACGCGCGATTTTGAGCCGTCCACAGATTCTCGTTTTTGATGGCATCCTTCACAACCTGCAACCGAACTTGCGAGAAACCATTATCCGTCGTCTCTGTTCAAAAGACGAGCCTTGGTCGGTGATTTTCGTATCCAACGATCCCAATTTGACCCCACATGTGGATCGTCGAGTCATCTTGGAGTCATGA
- the speB gene encoding agmatinase → MTLPAGWEGYEQNFLGLDEPWCHPDQAGVYVLPAPYEHTSSYVPGSDKGPSCIIEASHQVEFYDEVLRCEPYREWGGIATVRSLDLDGKVDGNAVEAIEHFVRPHVRTGHFLVTLTGEHTGALGAIRAHAKSYPDLCVVQIDAHGDLRHAYQGNLFSHASVMARVVDDGLPLVQVGVRSISPEEIERINATDRISTFFAADLLDPLGRYEGRAARWIPEVVKACRGPVYLTFDCDGLDASLVPALGTPEPGGLGWYDTLNLVSALANGPGILGMDISEIAPIEGFVAPQFCIARLIYRMLGRIKAGRRVH, encoded by the coding sequence ATGACTCTTCCCGCCGGTTGGGAAGGCTACGAACAGAATTTCCTCGGGCTCGATGAGCCCTGGTGCCATCCCGATCAGGCTGGCGTCTACGTGCTCCCTGCGCCGTACGAGCATACATCCAGTTATGTTCCCGGTTCAGACAAGGGCCCCTCGTGCATCATCGAAGCGTCCCACCAGGTGGAATTCTACGACGAAGTGCTCCGCTGCGAACCGTATCGCGAATGGGGAGGGATTGCGACCGTGCGATCACTTGATCTGGACGGAAAAGTGGACGGAAATGCCGTAGAGGCGATCGAGCATTTCGTGCGCCCGCACGTCCGTACCGGGCATTTCCTCGTGACGCTGACCGGAGAGCATACCGGTGCGCTGGGAGCGATCCGTGCCCACGCAAAGTCCTATCCAGATTTATGTGTGGTCCAAATCGATGCTCACGGTGATCTGCGACACGCCTATCAGGGAAATCTGTTCAGCCATGCCAGTGTCATGGCCAGAGTCGTTGATGACGGCCTCCCGCTGGTCCAGGTGGGGGTTCGTTCCATCTCGCCGGAGGAGATCGAGCGGATCAACGCAACCGATCGCATTTCGACGTTTTTTGCCGCGGACCTGTTGGATCCTCTCGGTCGATATGAGGGCAGAGCAGCCCGCTGGATTCCCGAGGTCGTAAAGGCCTGCCGTGGACCGGTATATCTGACCTTCGATTGTGACGGATTGGACGCGTCGCTGGTTCCGGCGCTTGGGACACCGGAGCCCGGAGGTCTGGGCTGGTATGACACGCTGAATCTGGTATCGGCGCTGGCCAATGGTCCGGGAATTCTCGGGATGGACATCAGTGAGATTGCACCAATAGAGGGGTTTGTCGCACCGCAATTCTGCATCGCGCGGTTGATCTATCGAATGCTTGGCCGGATCAAGGCCGGGCGGCGCGTCCATTAG
- a CDS encoding pseudouridine synthase yields the protein MRINKFFTQHGVCSRREADRLIETHHVTINGRVAKIGDQVGLSDVVACDGRVIPWKTVPVYIKYHKPVGVTTTSEAHVPRNIIAEIGHRERIFPIGRLDKDSSGLILLTNDGDIVNEILRTEHGHEREYEVTVDRPFDQTFLDRMAAGVMILGARTKPCRMERQGSRRFKIVLTEGRNRQIRRMCQALGHHVVALHRIRIMHIMIRGLGLGMWQPLTEEERRTLFEAVGRRRQTAGGA from the coding sequence ATCCGTATCAACAAATTTTTCACGCAGCACGGGGTCTGTTCACGCCGCGAGGCCGACCGTCTGATCGAAACACACCACGTGACGATCAACGGACGCGTGGCAAAAATCGGGGATCAAGTCGGTCTCTCAGACGTCGTTGCATGTGACGGCCGCGTGATTCCATGGAAGACTGTTCCGGTCTATATCAAGTACCACAAGCCGGTCGGCGTCACGACCACCAGTGAAGCGCACGTGCCTCGGAATATTATCGCGGAAATCGGGCATCGCGAACGAATTTTCCCGATCGGCCGTCTGGATAAGGATTCGTCGGGTCTCATTCTTCTGACGAACGACGGTGACATCGTCAATGAGATTCTGCGCACTGAACATGGTCATGAGCGCGAATATGAGGTGACTGTAGACCGGCCATTCGATCAGACGTTTCTCGATCGCATGGCTGCTGGCGTGATGATATTGGGAGCCAGAACAAAGCCCTGCCGTATGGAGCGCCAGGGGTCGCGTCGGTTCAAGATCGTGCTCACGGAGGGACGGAATCGCCAAATCAGACGAATGTGCCAGGCACTGGGGCATCATGTCGTTGCGCTCCATCGGATTCGGATCATGCACATCATGATCCGCGGGCTTGGTCTCGGAATGTGGCAGCCACTGACCGAAGAAGAACGGCGCACGCTGTTCGAGGCGGTCGGTCGAAGACGCCAGACTGCCGGCGGCGCATGA
- a CDS encoding HlyD family secretion protein: protein MARLGESLRHKFQSLVQRPSGLDEMAMDDLAVSNKLQAWEAVQIPERLKFSSKLAITLILLFLLILAFVPWTQTITVTGQLSAYTPFERPQDVEAQITGRIKKWHIFEGVRVKQGDLILELEDYDPNFMSPDLLSLLEQRKQALTDTRRAAIARAAQLDKRIGEMQNLVKAAVPSAQARVIEAENKVREAYQKVEAAKIAVATAELNVDRHKQLAEQGLVSQRELELTIQSAIASKADLTGTQANLKAAEQGMKALSFGREQVNAEVLQRLLDAEAARDASIGEAAKATDQLADISLRMSNAEQRRMASRILAPIDGTVVKMSETGAGHTVRPGEKLVRLSPASADKAIEMTADGLDAPLLNVGRKVRILFYGIPAIPLPAWPSIMAGTYGGVIKVIDQVDDGKGNFRFWVVPDLEDRPWPPQEHVRQGTKAMGWVILNRVPLWYELWRRFNLFPPDYQERPPSLIDTLLPKAGRGAK, encoded by the coding sequence GTGGCACGGCTGGGAGAAAGCCTCCGTCATAAATTCCAGTCGCTCGTCCAGCGTCCTTCAGGTCTGGACGAAATGGCCATGGATGATCTGGCCGTCTCGAATAAGCTCCAGGCCTGGGAAGCCGTTCAAATTCCCGAGCGTCTGAAGTTTTCCTCTAAGCTCGCCATTACCCTCATTCTATTGTTTCTGCTTATTCTGGCATTCGTGCCATGGACCCAGACTATTACCGTCACTGGACAGTTGTCTGCCTACACGCCGTTTGAACGTCCCCAAGACGTTGAAGCGCAGATCACGGGCCGTATCAAGAAATGGCATATCTTCGAAGGTGTTCGCGTCAAGCAGGGAGACCTGATTCTGGAGCTTGAAGATTATGATCCGAACTTCATGTCTCCGGACTTGTTATCGCTCTTGGAGCAGCGCAAACAAGCATTGACCGACACGCGGCGAGCTGCCATCGCCCGTGCGGCACAATTGGATAAACGTATCGGGGAAATGCAGAATCTTGTCAAAGCGGCCGTGCCATCGGCCCAAGCTCGGGTGATCGAAGCCGAGAACAAGGTGCGGGAGGCCTATCAAAAAGTCGAAGCGGCCAAAATCGCCGTCGCCACGGCCGAACTGAACGTCGATCGCCATAAGCAGTTGGCTGAGCAAGGTCTGGTTTCCCAACGCGAGCTGGAATTGACCATTCAATCGGCCATCGCCTCGAAAGCCGACCTGACCGGCACACAAGCAAATTTAAAGGCCGCTGAACAAGGGATGAAAGCCTTGAGCTTCGGGCGGGAGCAGGTCAATGCGGAGGTTTTGCAACGATTGCTCGATGCGGAAGCGGCTCGCGATGCGTCAATCGGAGAAGCGGCCAAGGCCACCGATCAGTTGGCGGACATCTCCCTGCGGATGTCCAATGCGGAGCAACGCCGCATGGCCAGCCGTATTCTGGCTCCAATCGACGGCACGGTGGTGAAGATGTCCGAGACCGGTGCTGGGCATACCGTCAGACCGGGTGAGAAACTTGTCAGACTGTCGCCCGCCAGCGCCGACAAAGCCATCGAAATGACCGCCGATGGCCTCGATGCGCCACTGCTGAACGTCGGACGAAAGGTCAGGATCCTTTTTTACGGCATACCAGCCATCCCTCTTCCTGCCTGGCCATCTATCATGGCGGGTACATATGGAGGGGTCATCAAGGTCATCGATCAGGTCGACGATGGAAAAGGGAATTTCAGATTTTGGGTGGTCCCCGACCTCGAAGACCGTCCATGGCCGCCGCAGGAACATGTCCGTCAGGGGACGAAAGCCATGGGATGGGTCATTTTGAACCGTGTCCCGCTCTGGTATGAACTCTGGCGACGATTCAATTTGTTCCCGCCGGATTATCAGGAACGGCCGCCGAGTTTAATCGATACCCTCTTGCCAAAAGCGGGCAGAGGTGCCAAATAA
- a CDS encoding pyruvoyl-dependent arginine decarboxylase — translation MVPTHMFLTRGVGVHREKLASFEQALRSAGVAYCNLVSVSSILPPSCKIIPRKRGEKLLNPGEITHCVMARSETNERNRLVSASIGLAIPTDRRTYGYLSEHHAHGETDEETGEYTEDLAAQMLATTLGVEFDPNIAWKEREQVFKMAGKIVRTLNITQSAIGKPGKWTTVVALAVFIPLENLPKRSRR, via the coding sequence ATGGTACCTACGCACATGTTTCTCACGAGAGGAGTCGGCGTTCACCGAGAAAAGCTGGCCTCCTTCGAGCAGGCGCTTCGAAGCGCCGGCGTGGCCTACTGTAATCTGGTGAGCGTATCGTCCATTCTCCCTCCCAGCTGTAAAATCATTCCCAGAAAGCGCGGCGAGAAACTGTTGAATCCTGGAGAGATCACCCATTGCGTCATGGCGCGCTCGGAAACCAATGAGCGAAATCGTCTGGTGTCCGCCTCGATCGGACTGGCAATTCCAACCGATCGCCGAACATACGGCTATCTGTCCGAACATCATGCCCATGGCGAGACGGATGAGGAAACCGGAGAATATACCGAAGACCTTGCCGCCCAGATGCTTGCGACCACGCTCGGAGTGGAATTCGACCCCAATATTGCGTGGAAAGAACGTGAACAGGTGTTTAAAATGGCCGGAAAGATCGTCAGAACATTGAACATCACGCAATCGGCCATTGGGAAACCCGGAAAGTGGACCACGGTGGTCGCGCTGGCGGTCTTCATCCCCCTCGAAAATCTCCCGAAACGGTCACGCCGCTAG
- a CDS encoding TolC family protein: MNPRRIPLNPCHTFCIAVLVASITPGIGWAAPAESPKTKSLPPIPLSVDELHAWIDRAHPLLKGAGTEKVMARGRMLKALGAFEPTVVNDTEIERFISSSNPEKGTQTAGFNDTLVEARHPWGFRGSAGIREVINGPARIPDLSFNNGNSQVLLGGVFPLLKGLMVNPENAELQRSELADPRADIRIAQTRQDLFLAAASQFWDWVAAAKFLEVQRKAVGIAEDRSKQVEGRAKAGAVAPLDVVEANQEVQRRREVAIAAQRFLEQEQLKLSMFMWERNVPVSPPLERVPEFPSQMLIPTADVVQADKIQARSGRPEVREIEIEAKINNIDLELAKNNLLPSLDAEAAPARVPEKFVLGLGYRFGLELRIPILQRRGRGEVLEAQGKADRFVLTQKFREQQVVVDVDNALSAIERAKERIAAAVESLRLAKTLEEGERFRFGLGATSVLFVNLRERNSVESEAQVIRAKADYQKAVALYQWSIGAWGKAMPSAVPVIYHARD, translated from the coding sequence ATGAATCCGCGTCGAATCCCCTTGAATCCATGCCATACATTCTGCATCGCAGTGCTTGTTGCTTCGATCACACCGGGTATCGGCTGGGCAGCTCCGGCCGAATCTCCGAAAACCAAATCTCTCCCGCCCATTCCGCTGAGTGTGGACGAACTGCACGCATGGATCGACCGTGCGCATCCTCTGTTGAAAGGAGCGGGCACGGAAAAGGTGATGGCGCGCGGGAGAATGCTGAAGGCCCTTGGGGCGTTCGAACCAACCGTGGTCAACGATACGGAGATTGAACGCTTCATTTCAAGCTCAAACCCTGAGAAAGGAACGCAAACCGCCGGATTCAATGACACCCTCGTCGAGGCACGCCATCCTTGGGGCTTCCGCGGCAGTGCCGGTATTCGTGAAGTCATCAACGGTCCAGCCAGAATTCCGGACCTCAGTTTCAACAACGGCAACAGTCAAGTCCTGCTTGGAGGGGTGTTTCCGCTCCTCAAAGGCCTGATGGTCAATCCGGAGAATGCCGAGCTTCAGCGATCTGAGCTTGCAGATCCACGGGCTGACATTCGCATCGCCCAGACCAGACAGGACCTGTTCCTCGCCGCCGCCTCCCAATTCTGGGACTGGGTCGCAGCCGCAAAATTTTTGGAAGTGCAGCGGAAGGCCGTCGGAATCGCCGAAGACCGCTCTAAGCAGGTCGAAGGACGTGCGAAGGCTGGAGCCGTCGCGCCGCTGGATGTCGTGGAAGCCAACCAGGAAGTCCAACGCCGGCGCGAAGTCGCGATCGCGGCACAACGATTCCTCGAACAGGAACAGTTGAAATTATCGATGTTCATGTGGGAGCGCAACGTTCCCGTCAGTCCCCCGCTTGAACGCGTACCGGAATTTCCCTCGCAAATGCTGATTCCCACCGCCGATGTCGTACAGGCTGACAAGATTCAGGCACGGTCCGGTCGCCCCGAGGTCAGGGAAATCGAAATCGAAGCCAAAATCAACAACATCGACCTGGAATTGGCCAAGAATAACCTGCTGCCCAGCCTGGATGCAGAAGCCGCGCCAGCCCGCGTCCCGGAGAAATTTGTGCTGGGATTGGGCTATCGCTTCGGTCTTGAGCTTCGGATTCCGATTCTGCAACGGAGAGGGCGCGGCGAAGTCCTGGAAGCCCAGGGCAAGGCGGACCGGTTCGTCCTGACACAAAAATTCCGTGAGCAACAGGTTGTCGTGGATGTCGACAATGCCCTCTCAGCGATCGAACGGGCGAAAGAACGCATCGCAGCCGCCGTGGAATCGCTTCGCCTTGCCAAGACTCTGGAAGAAGGGGAACGCTTCCGCTTTGGGCTGGGAGCCACGAGTGTGTTATTCGTGAACCTGCGGGAACGTAACTCAGTTGAGTCGGAAGCTCAGGTCATCAGGGCCAAGGCGGACTACCAGAAAGCCGTGGCGCTGTATCAATGGTCCATCGGTGCCTGGGGCAAAGCAATGCCATCGGCCGTTCCAGTCATTTACCATGCCCGCGATTGA
- a CDS encoding MCP four helix bundle domain-containing protein, whose translation MRFVRWFATFRPSPSQLLVSFLIALLGWLSAQALSRVDQDLRIMYTEYTLGATDLAHISADVIRYRNTIIRALEAHSEKEFERITDSLPTQRARIQQAVDRYAAAGLRVSRSGRSEPEDIESVRRSLDQYFSVAGTTVQLLTQEWTAASPSERESLRRRAEEHASDNGGPKMIQVSLALDRLVDTVADVAKDMRDEGTKAIQDTSIMLVVGSFFIAFLNLFFTRKTSDRYPASDAPRSSHTASLPSPVSLELPHDQNPALKAE comes from the coding sequence ATGCGGTTCGTCCGCTGGTTCGCCACATTTAGGCCCAGCCCATCCCAGCTGCTCGTCAGCTTCCTTATTGCGTTGCTTGGCTGGCTCAGCGCTCAGGCACTCAGCCGCGTGGATCAGGACCTCCGCATCATGTACACGGAATACACGCTCGGGGCGACGGATCTCGCCCACATTTCGGCCGATGTCATTCGATACCGGAATACCATTATCCGCGCGCTGGAAGCGCACAGCGAGAAGGAATTCGAGCGGATCACCGACTCGTTACCGACACAACGCGCCCGTATTCAACAGGCCGTCGACCGGTATGCGGCGGCGGGCCTCCGCGTATCACGGAGCGGCCGCAGCGAACCTGAAGATATCGAATCCGTGCGACGGAGCCTTGATCAATACTTTTCCGTGGCCGGCACAACCGTCCAGTTGCTGACGCAGGAATGGACGGCAGCGTCTCCCTCTGAACGCGAATCCCTTCGGCGCAGAGCCGAAGAACATGCTTCGGACAATGGGGGGCCGAAGATGATTCAGGTGAGCTTGGCGCTGGATCGCCTGGTGGATACTGTGGCCGATGTGGCCAAGGACATGCGAGATGAAGGGACCAAGGCGATTCAGGACACCAGCATTATGTTGGTTGTTGGAAGTTTTTTTATCGCGTTCTTGAATCTGTTCTTTACGAGAAAAACCAGCGACCGGTATCCGGCCTCGGACGCTCCCCGCAGCTCGCACACAGCGAGTCTCCCATCACCCGTCTCACTCGAACTGCCTCACGATCAGAATCCGGCGTTGAAGGCCGAATAG